The following nucleotide sequence is from Mycobacterium sp. Z3061.
TCGAGACCGAGGAGCATGCCAAGGCACGTGGCGCCAAGCCACTGGCCCGCCTGATGGGCGCCGGCATCACTTCGGACGCCTTCCACATGGTCGCCCCTGCCGCCGACGGCACTCGTGCCGGCGGGGCAATGCGACGGGCGATGGAGTTGGCGGGCTTGTCCCCCAGCGACATCGACCATGTCAACGCGCACGGCACCGCGACACCTATCGGTGACACTGCCGAGGCCAACGCGATCCGGGTCGCCGGATGCGAAAACGCCGCCGTCTATGCGCCGAAATCGGCGCTCGGGCACTCGATCGGCGCCGTTGGCGCACTCGAATCGGCGCTCACGGTGCTGACCCTTCGGGACGGAGTCATACCACCGACGTTGAACTATGAGACCCCGGACCCAGAGATCGATTTGGACGTGGTCGCCGGTGAGCCTCGCTACGGCGAGTACCGCTACGCGATCAACAACTCGTTCGGGTTCGGCGGCCACAATGTGGCGCTCGCTTTTGGACGCTACTGAGTGGCGCTGTTAAGTACGGAAGGAACGTGGCACAAGCCATGACAGAGCTGGTTACCGGGAAAGCTTTCCCGAATATTGTCGTTACCGGCATTGCCATGACGACCGCATTGGCAACCGACGCCGAGAACACATGGAAGTGTCTGCTCGACGGGCAAAGTGGCATTCGGGTCCTCGAGGACGATTTCGTCGAGGAGTTCGACCTGCCGGTGAAGATCGGCGGGCACCTGCTGGAGGAGTTCGACAGTCAACTGACGCGAATCGAGCTGCGCCGCACGGGTTACCTGCAGCGGATGTCCACCATCCTGGGACGGCGGGTGTGGGAGAACGCCGGTTCACCGGAGGTCGACACCAACCGGCTGATGGTCTCCATCGGCACCGGGCTGGGTTCGGCCGAAGAGCTCGTCTTCGGGTACGACGAGATGCGGGTGCGCGGTTTCCGTGCGATCTCCCCGCTGACCGTGCAGAAGTACATGCCCAACGGCGCGGCCGCGGCGGTGGGCCTGGAACGGCACGCCAAGGCCGGGGTGATGACCCCGATCTCGGCGTGTGCGTCCGGGGCCGAGGGCATCGCCCGTGCCTGGCAGCAGGTTGCGCTGGGTGAGGCCGACATCGCGATCTGCGGTGGTGTGGAGACCAAGATCGAGGCGGTGCCGATCGCCGGGTTCGCCAACATGCGAATCGTGATGTCCACCAACAACGAAGACCCGCAGGGCGCCTGTCGCCCGTTCGACAAGGACCGCGACGGTTTCGTGTTCGGTGAGGCCGCCGCGTTGATGGTGATCGAGACCGAGGAGCACGCCAAGGCCCGGGGTGCCAACATCCTGGCCCGCATCATGGGCGCGAGCATCACCTCGGACGGCTTCCACATGGTGGCGCCCGACCCCAACGGGATCCGGGCCGGGCACGCGATCACGCGGGCAATCCAGCTCGCCGGTCTGCAGCCGAGCGACATCAGCCACGTCAACGCTCACGCCACCGGCACTCAGGTCGGCGACGTGGCCGAGGGCAGGGCGATCAACAACGCGCTCGGCAGCCACCACCCGGCGGTGTTCGCACCCAAGGGTGCGCTGGGCCACTCGGTGGGTGCGGTCGGCGCGGTCGAGTCGATCCTGACCGTGCTCGCATTGCGGGATCAGGTCATCCCGCCGACACTGAACCTGGTCAACCTCGACCCCGAGATCGACCTGGACGTGGTGGCCGGCAAGCCCCGATCCGGGAATTACGAGTACGCGATCAACAACTCGTTCGGGTTCGGCGGTCACAACGTGGCGATCGCTTTCGGGCGTTACTAGAAAGCTCCAAGGATCACGGGATAAACCCAGAGCACCACAGGCGAACTAGGAGATCTGCGATGACAATCATGGCCCCCGAGGCGGTTGGCGAGTCGCTCGACCCCCGCGATCCGCTGTTGCGTCTGAGCAACTTCCTCGACGACGGCAGCATCGAGCTGCTGCACGAGCGGGACCGCTCGGGCGTGCTCGCCGCGGCCGGGACCGTCAATGGCGTACGGACAGTGGCGTTCTGCACTGACGGCACCGTGATGGGTGGCGCCATGGGCGTCGAGGGTTGTGCGCACATCGTCAACGCCTACGACACCGCCATTGAGGAGCAGTGCCCGATCGTGGGCATCTGGCACTCCGGTGGTGCCCGGCTCGCCGAAGGCGTCAAGGCGCTGCACGCGGTGGGTCTCACCTTCGAGGCCATGATCCGGGCGTCCGGCTACATCCCGCAGATCTCGGTGGTCGTCGGCTTCGCCGCCGGCGGCGCCGCCTACGGGCCGGCCCTGACCGACGTCATCGTGATGGCGCCGGAAAGCCGGGTCTTCGTCACCGGGCCGGACGTGGTTCGTAGCGTCACCGGCGAGGACGTCGACATGGCTTCCCTGGGTGGGCCCGAAACCCACCACAAGAAGTCCGGGGTGTGCCACATCGTCGCCGACGACGAGCTGGACGCCTACGAACGCGGTCGCCGGCTGGTCGGATTGTTCTGCCAGCAGGGACATTTCGACCGCAGCAAGGCCGAGGCCGGCGACACCGACATCCGGGCGCTGCTGCCGGAGTCGTCGCGACGGGCCTACGACGTGCACCCGATCGTCACCGCGGTGCTCGACGCAGAGGCTCCTTTCGAGGAGTTCCAGGCCAAGTGGGCGCCGTCGATGGTGGTCGGCCTGGGCCGGTTGTCGGGTCGCACGGTCGGCGTGCTGGCCAACAACCCGCTGCGTCTGGGCGGCTGCCTGAACTCCGAAAGTGCAGAGAAGGCCGCGCGTTTCGTGCGCCTGTGCGACGCGTTCGGCATTCCACTGGTGGTCATCGTCGACGTGCCGGGTTACCTGCCCGGTGTCGACCAGGAGTGGGGCGGTGTGGTGCGACGCGGCGCCAAGCTGCTGCACGCCTTCGGTGAGGCCACGGTTCCGCGGGTCACCCTGGTGACGCGAAAGATCTACGGCGGGGCCTACATTGCGATGAACTCCCGTTCGCTCAACGCGACGAAGGTGTTCGCCTGGCCGGACGCCGAGGTTGCGGTGATGGGTGCCAAGGCCGCCGTCGGCATCCTGCACAAGCGCAAGCTGGCCGCCGCCCCGGACCACGAGCGCGAGGCACTGCACGACGAGTTGGCCGCCGAGCACGAGCGCATCGCCGGTGGGGTGGACAGCGCCATCGACATCGGCGTGGTGGACGAGAAGATCGACCCCTCGCACACCCGCAGCAAGCTCACCGAGGCGCTGGCTCAGGCGCCGGCACGCCGCGGACGCCACAAGAACATCCCGCTGTAACAGTTCCCCCGCGAGCAGTCGCAAAGTCGCACGTTTCCCTTCGGGAACGTGCGACTTTGCGTCTGCTCACCCCCTCACCCCAGAGCCAGGATCCTTCCGAGCGCCTGTTGCAGTGCTGCAGCGGGGTCGGGCGGCAGCTCCTCGACCCGCCATCCCACGAAGTCGTCGGGGCGCACCAGCAGCGCTCCCGTCGCGCCTAAACCGTTGACGACCAACCACTCTGGCTCATCGATGCGGTGCATGGCGACCTCGAGACCGGCCGCCGCGGCACGCCAGCGCTCGTCGGCCGACAGCACCGTGAACCGGGGACCCAACAGGTCGAGTGTGGAAACCCGCCGACCGTCGCGGTCCAGCCACACATGGGGAACACGCGTGCCCGGTTGCCCCCGCAATTCCGGTACCAACTCGAGGTTGCCGGAGTCCGGGTCGTCGGTCAGCACTGCAGCCGAGCGGTACCGGTAGCCGATCAACAGTTCGAACATCGAGCACTCTTCGTCGGGCGCCAATTGCGGCCGCTCGTCGCCCAATTCGAGCGCGGCCAGCGTCGGGCCGCTCAGCGACTGGTGGGCAGCGAACCGGCCGACCGGGTGCCGCTCGCGGTGGTAGGTGTCCAGCAGCGCCGGCCCGGCTCGTCCGTGCAGCACCGCAGCCAGCTTCCAGGCCAGGTTGTGCGCACTCTGAATGGCGGTGTTGGCTCCCCCGGCCTTGAACGGCGGCATGGTATGCGCGCAATCGCCGACCAGAAGGACACGGCCACAGCGGAACTCATCGGCCACCTGTTCGTAGGGCTGCCACGACGCGATCTCGATGATCTGCACCTCGGCCTGCTCGCCGATCGCCGCGTTCACCAACTCGGCGCACCGGTCAGGTGTGAATTGTTGGGCTGTCTCGCCTTTGGCGGGAAAGTAGGTCGTGATGAACATGCCGCGGTCCGCGTCGATCGCGAGGAAGATTCCCGGCGCGGCCGGGCTGCTGATCTGCACGGCATCGCCGGTGTTGACGTAGGGCGCGAAGGTGCGCCAGGCGGCCCGAAAGTAGATGAAGACGACGAAGATCGGCAGCGCCCCGTACCCGGAAGTCGGGATCGACAGCACTTTGCGGATCGGGCTGTGCACGCCGTCGGCGGCGATCAGATACTCGGCTCGCAAAGTCTGCGTGCTGCCCGAATCCCGTTCCGCCAGAACGGCGGTGACACCCTGGTCGTCCGCCTGAAACGAAACGAGCTCGATACCGTACCGGACCTCGCTGCCGCGACTTCGCGTCGCTCGCAACAACATCGGCTCGGACTCGCTCTGCGGACAGTACTGTGCGGCAGGCTCGGGACTCGCCGCGTCCAGCCCGCCGAAGATTGCGTCCATGTCGATCGCCGGGTGCCCCGGGACCGTGCTGGCCAGCGTCGGCTTGACCACCATGGTCGACACCCGACCGGCCACCGCGTGCACCTCGTCGCCCAGACCGAGCCCCCGCAGGATTTCCAGGCTTCGGAAGCTCAGATTGCGCGCCTTGGGGTAGATGAACGTCTCGCGCCGCCGGTCGATCAGCAGCGAGCGCACGCCGTGCTGGGCAAGCAACGCCGACGTCGCCAGGCCACCCACCCCGGCTCCGACGATCAATACCCGAGGGTCCTCCCCCGTCACGGTTACGAAACTACAACTCGCGCACGGTTGTCGCGAGAGTCAGCGCAGGGCTCCCAGGAACTCCTCAGCCACGGCGACCACCTTGTCGCGGTCCCGCGGCACCAGCCCGATGCGGGTGCGCCGGTCGAGGATGTCACCGACTTCCAGTGCACCCTCGTGGGTTACCGCGTACTCGAACTCCGCGCGGGTCACGTCGATCCCGTCGGCGACCGGCTCGGTGGGCCGCTCACACGTGGCCACCGCGACGACGTTGGCCGCCTCGGCGCCGTACCGCGCCACCATGGAGGCCGGCACGCTACCCGGGCCCGCGGCGGGCCCGGGATTGGCCGCGGCCCCGATCAGCGGGAGGTTACGGGTCCGGCACTCCCCGGCCCGCAGCTGGCGGACCTTGACCGCCCGGTTGAGCACATCCTCTGCCATGTAACGGTATTCGGTGAGCTTGCCCCCCACCACGCTGATCACCCCGGTCGGCGACTCGAAGATGGCGTGATCGCGCGAGACATCGGCGGTGCGCCCTTCACCGGTGTCGATCAGTGGCCGCAGCCCGGCGTAGGAGCCGACCACATCCGCGGAAGAAACGGTGGTCCCCAGCGCCGTGTTGACTGTCTCGAGCAGGAATGCGATCTCCGCCGAAGACGGCTCCGGCACATCGGGAATCGGACCGGGCGCGTCCTCGTCGGTCAGCCCGAGGTAGATCCGGCCGAGCTGCTCGGGCATCGCGAACACGAACCTGTTCACTTCGCCGGGGATCGGAATGGTCAGCGCCGCAGTCGGATTGCCGAACGCCGCCGCGTCGAACACCAGATGCGTTCCCCGGCTTGGCCGTAACTTCAATGCCGGGTCGATGTCACCACCCCAAACGCCCGCGGCGTTGATCACCGCGCCGGACTTCACCTCGAACGACTCCCCGGTCCGCTGGTCGGTCAGCCGCACCGAGGTGGCAGTGGCATCGGAGGCTGCGACGTAGGTGAGGATCCGGGCGCCGTGCTGGGCCGCGGTACGCGCCACCGCCGCCACCAGCCGAGCGTCGTCGATCAACTGCCCGTCGTAGTTGAGCAGCCCGCCCGCCAGGCCGTCACGCTGGACGGTCGGCGCCAACTCCGCCACCCGTTGCGCGGAGATCCGCCGCGACCGCGGCAGCGTCGACGACGACGTTCCCGCCAGCACCCGCAGCGCGTCGCCGGCCAGGAAGCCGACGCGCACCAGGGCGCGGTTGAAGTGGTTCATCGCCGGCAACAGCGGAACCAGTTGCGGCATGGCATGAACAAGGTGAGGGGCGTTGCGCGACATCAGGATTCCGCGCTCGATGGCGCTGCGCCGGGCGATGCCGATATTGCCGCTGGCCAGGTAACGGAGCCCGCCGTGCACCAGTTTGGAGCTCCACCGGCTGGTGCCGAACGCCAGGTCGTGCTTTTCCACCAGCACCGTGCGCAGGCCTCGGGACGCG
It contains:
- the kasB gene encoding 3-oxoacyl-ACP synthase KasB — protein: MTELVTGKAFPNIVVTGIAMTTALATDAENTWKCLLDGQSGIRVLEDDFVEEFDLPVKIGGHLLEEFDSQLTRIELRRTGYLQRMSTILGRRVWENAGSPEVDTNRLMVSIGTGLGSAEELVFGYDEMRVRGFRAISPLTVQKYMPNGAAAAVGLERHAKAGVMTPISACASGAEGIARAWQQVALGEADIAICGGVETKIEAVPIAGFANMRIVMSTNNEDPQGACRPFDKDRDGFVFGEAAALMVIETEEHAKARGANILARIMGASITSDGFHMVAPDPNGIRAGHAITRAIQLAGLQPSDISHVNAHATGTQVGDVAEGRAINNALGSHHPAVFAPKGALGHSVGAVGAVESILTVLALRDQVIPPTLNLVNLDPEIDLDVVAGKPRSGNYEYAINNSFGFGGHNVAIAFGRY
- a CDS encoding FAD-dependent monooxygenase; translation: MTGEDPRVLIVGAGVGGLATSALLAQHGVRSLLIDRRRETFIYPKARNLSFRSLEILRGLGLGDEVHAVAGRVSTMVVKPTLASTVPGHPAIDMDAIFGGLDAASPEPAAQYCPQSESEPMLLRATRSRGSEVRYGIELVSFQADDQGVTAVLAERDSGSTQTLRAEYLIAADGVHSPIRKVLSIPTSGYGALPIFVVFIYFRAAWRTFAPYVNTGDAVQISSPAAPGIFLAIDADRGMFITTYFPAKGETAQQFTPDRCAELVNAAIGEQAEVQIIEIASWQPYEQVADEFRCGRVLLVGDCAHTMPPFKAGGANTAIQSAHNLAWKLAAVLHGRAGPALLDTYHRERHPVGRFAAHQSLSGPTLAALELGDERPQLAPDEECSMFELLIGYRYRSAAVLTDDPDSGNLELVPELRGQPGTRVPHVWLDRDGRRVSTLDLLGPRFTVLSADERWRAAAAGLEVAMHRIDEPEWLVVNGLGATGALLVRPDDFVGWRVEELPPDPAAALQQALGRILALG
- a CDS encoding glycerol-3-phosphate dehydrogenase/oxidase, with the protein product MENLTALNAARRTADLTALADGAEVDVVVIGGGITGAGIALDAASRGLRTVLVEKHDLAFGTSRWSSKLVHGGLRYLASGNIGIARRSAIERGILMSRNAPHLVHAMPQLVPLLPAMNHFNRALVRVGFLAGDALRVLAGTSSSTLPRSRRISAQRVAELAPTVQRDGLAGGLLNYDGQLIDDARLVAAVARTAAQHGARILTYVAASDATATSVRLTDQRTGESFEVKSGAVINAAGVWGGDIDPALKLRPSRGTHLVFDAAAFGNPTAALTIPIPGEVNRFVFAMPEQLGRIYLGLTDEDAPGPIPDVPEPSSAEIAFLLETVNTALGTTVSSADVVGSYAGLRPLIDTGEGRTADVSRDHAIFESPTGVISVVGGKLTEYRYMAEDVLNRAVKVRQLRAGECRTRNLPLIGAAANPGPAAGPGSVPASMVARYGAEAANVVAVATCERPTEPVADGIDVTRAEFEYAVTHEGALEVGDILDRRTRIGLVPRDRDKVVAVAEEFLGALR
- a CDS encoding acyl-CoA carboxylase subunit beta, whose protein sequence is MTIMAPEAVGESLDPRDPLLRLSNFLDDGSIELLHERDRSGVLAAAGTVNGVRTVAFCTDGTVMGGAMGVEGCAHIVNAYDTAIEEQCPIVGIWHSGGARLAEGVKALHAVGLTFEAMIRASGYIPQISVVVGFAAGGAAYGPALTDVIVMAPESRVFVTGPDVVRSVTGEDVDMASLGGPETHHKKSGVCHIVADDELDAYERGRRLVGLFCQQGHFDRSKAEAGDTDIRALLPESSRRAYDVHPIVTAVLDAEAPFEEFQAKWAPSMVVGLGRLSGRTVGVLANNPLRLGGCLNSESAEKAARFVRLCDAFGIPLVVIVDVPGYLPGVDQEWGGVVRRGAKLLHAFGEATVPRVTLVTRKIYGGAYIAMNSRSLNATKVFAWPDAEVAVMGAKAAVGILHKRKLAAAPDHEREALHDELAAEHERIAGGVDSAIDIGVVDEKIDPSHTRSKLTEALAQAPARRGRHKNIPL